From the genome of Ziziphus jujuba cultivar Dongzao chromosome 6, ASM3175591v1, one region includes:
- the LOC125419194 gene encoding TMV resistance protein N-like produces the protein MASSSPSLEEKYDVFLSFRGEDTRNTFASYLYAALSAKQILTFMDHELERGDEISPTLSNAIEESKISVIIFSENYASSTWCLDELVRILECKKTRGQIVMPIFYGVEPSVVRKQGGSYGASFAELEGRFKDRMEKVHQWRAALTEASYLCGLDSKDFRPENKLVQKIVEDVSLKLPKYLSMDEHFKGRFIGIEKHIEKIELLLSIGTKDIRIIGIWGMAGIGKTTLASAIFQRFSYFQFESYCFLWNVREEYLRHGPDHLRKKLLSELLSDESILRMDTPFVASSFILKKLIRKKVLIVLDDVDNPIKLEALVGGYDHFAPGSRIIITTRNRQVLTAKEACHTYKLEGLNEIESLELFNFYAFGKSSPSEDYEKLVSHVICYAHGNPLALRVLGSSLRSKSTDVWESALSKLKTIPHKDILNVLRISYEGLDKGEQNLFLDIACLIDQPFTRDDVEHMLDAGGSFKIELTVLIDKSLIESHKYNKLWMHDLLRQMGKTIVCDEHEEPGKRSRLGDVKDVCHVLERNTGTQTVEGISFNMSEIHKDIKLCHATFSEMYNLRILKICSDNIGNNKFKLYLPQGLGSYLSHKLTYLQWDLYPLKSLPSKFSPENLVELVLRGSHVRKLWDNHEVKSLPVLRRIDLSYSKFLIQLPDLSQSPDLESINLEGCTSLVQVLSSLQNLEKLTYLNLSGCSKLRDLEDISKRTEGYLDVARLGGVKNLWKDFTYLKSCIQSFTGNLCLYSSQAHISQKFAPNIRYLDLSWTAIETVPPSICHLSGLEKLHLSWCTRLKSLPTSICHLKSLELLYLLGCEKLKTFPEILEPMEHLRTLRLSLSGIKELPESVENLVSLDDLAIECCQDLEFLPNSLCNLRNLERIWLRFCSKIQKLPSLPPSLRQLLVDNCERLKSLPELPSLCFGLSAVGCTSLENISKWRAPLLPHHADYSWYSVGYIDFYGCEKLDQNTHNTMIANRAIIQILARIKSGWGVHSHSFLYPGDEIPDWFTHQTCGTSINKIMLPPYWNDGDFLALAFCIVFHWNKIDRNATLDTSCKLNFKTIDDGSLYKYHNYTSSYKYNKFSSDHVFIWYVERQSLESSKEMNGLDWPSTCSTEASFHVCPLYPFLGNVNNNESEYGEIKKFGVRFVYKQDMERCDAETERKNKRNFNECCESSGSEAVGSLEVEDDGESHSKKLKLM, from the exons ATGGCTTCTTCCTCTCCTTCTCTTGAAGAAAAGTATGATGTGTTTCTCAGTTTCAGAGGTGAGGACACGCGCAATACATTCGCTAGCTATCTTTATGCAGCTTTATCAGCAAAGCAGATCTTAACTTTCATGGATCACGAGCTTGAGAGAGGGGATGAAATTTCACCCACACTTAGCAACGCCATCGAAGAATCTAAGATTTCGGTAATCATTTTCTCGGAAAACTATGCTTCGTCcacatggtgtttggatgaacttgTGCGTATACTTGAATGCAAGAAAACAAGAGGGCAGATTGTTATGCCAATCTTCTACGGCGTAGAGCCATCGGTTGTACGAAAACAGGGAGGGAGCTATGGAGCTTCATTTGCTGAACTTGAAGGACGTTTCAAAGATAGAATGGAGAAGGTGCACCAGTGGAGGGCTGCGTTGACAGAAGCCTCTTATCTATGCGGGTTGGATTCGAAGGATTTCAG GCCCGAAAACAAATTAGTTCAAAAAATTGTTGAAGACGTTTCATTAAAATTGCCTAAATATCTATCGATGGATGAGCATTTCAAGGGACGCTTTATTGGAATTGAAAAACATATCGAAAAAATTGAATTGCTATTATCCATTGGCACAAAAGATATTCGCATTATAGGCATCTGGGGAATGGCAGGTATTGGCAAGACAACCCTTGCTAGTGCCATATTTCAAagattttcatattttcaatttgaaagttactgCTTTCTTTGGAATGTTAGGGAAGAATATTTAAGACATGGACCAGATCATTTGAGAAAGAAACTTCTGTCTGAGTTATTAAGTGATGAATCTATTCTAAGGATGGATACCCCATTTGTAGCATCAtcttttattcttaaaaaactCATCCGTAAAAAGGTCCTTATTGTTCTAGATGATGTGGATAATCCAATCAAATTAGAAGCCTTAGTAGGGGGATATGATCACTTTGCACCTGGGAGTAGAATCATTATCACAACTAGAAACAGGCAAGTGCTAACTGCAAAAGAAGCTTGTCATACTTACAAGCTTGAAGGGTTGAATGAGATTGAATCTTTAGAGCTGTtcaatttttatgcttttggaAAAAGTTCTCCTTCAGAAGATTATGAAAAGCTGGTAAGCCATGTGATATGCTACGCTCATGGAAATCCATTGGCTCTTAGAGTCTTGGGTTCTTCCCTTCGCTCTAAAAGCACAGATGTATGGGAAAGTGCATTAagtaaattgaaaacaattcCCCACAAGGACATTCTAAATGTGCTGAGAATCAGTTATGAGGGACTAGATAAAGGGGAGCAAAATCTGTTTCTTGACATTGCATGTCTGATTGATCAGCCTTTTACTAGAGATGATGTAGAACACATGTTAGATGCGGGTGGCTCCTTTAAAATAGAATTGACtgttcttattgataagtctTTAATTGAAAGTCATAAATACAACAAGCTATGGATGCATGATTTGTTGCGGCAGATGGGTAAGACAATTGTCTGTGATGAACACGAAGAACCTGGCAAACGTAGTCGATTGGGGGATGTTAAAGATGTTTGCCATGTCTTGGAAAGAAATACA GGAACTCAAACGGTTGAAGGCATCTCATTCAACATGTCTGAAATTCATAAAGACATAAAATTGTGCCATGCAACCTTCTCAGAGATGTATAATCTACGAATTCTCAAAATTTGTTCTGACAATATTGGTAATAATAAGTTCAAACTGTACCTCCCCCAAGGTCTTGGTTCTTATCTTTCTCATAAGTTAACATATCTTCAATGGGATTTATATCCTTTAAAATCTTTGCCATCAAAATTTTCTCCTGAAAATCTTGTTGAACTGGTACTACGTGGCAGCCATGTTCGAAAACTTTGGGACAATCATGAAGTTAAG TCTCTTCCAGTGTTAAGAAGGATCGATCTCAGTTATTCCAAGTTCCTTATTCAACTACCAGATCTGTCACAGTCTCCAGATCTGGAAAGTATAAATCTTGAAGGGTGTACAAGTTTGGTTCAGGTTCTTTCATCTCTTCAAAATCTTGAAAAGCTTACTTATCTAAATCTAAGTGGCTGCTCCAAACTCAGAGATCTTGAAGATATATCAAAGAGAACAGAGGGATACTTGGATGTTGCAAGGCTAGGAGGCGTTAAGAATCTTTGGAAGGATTTCACATATCTCAAAAGTTGCATCCAAAGTTTTACAGGCAATTTATGTCTCTACTCATCTCAAGCTCACATTTCTCAAAAGTTTGCACCCAATATAAGATATTTAGATTTGAGTTGGACAGCAATAGAAACAGTACCCCCATCAATTTGCCATCTGTCGGGTCTTGAGAAATTACATTTGAGTTGGTGCACAAGACTTAAAAGTCTTCCAACTAGCATTTGTCATTTGAAATCTCTTGAATTATTATATCTACTTGGTTGTGAGAAACTGAAAACGTTTCCAGAAATCTTGGAGCCCATGGAACACTTGAGAACTCTTCGGTTATCTCTCTCGGGGATTAAAGAGTTGCCAGAATCTGTTGAAAATCTAGTATCCCTCGATGATTTAGCTATAGAATGTTGCCAGGATCTTGAGTTTCTGCCCAACAGTCTATGTAATTTAAGGAACCTTGAGAGGATATGGCTTCGCTTctgttcaaaaattcaaaaattgccTTCCCTTCCACCGTCTTTGCGCCAATTGCTGGTGGATAATTGTGAGAGATTGAAATCTTTACCGGAGCTTCCATCGCTGTGTTTTGGTTTGTCTGCAGTTGGCTGCACATCACTGGAGAACATTTCAAAATGGAGGGCTCCACTATTACCCCATCACGCCGATTACAGTTGGTATTCTGTTGGTTATATTGACTTTTACGGATGTGAAAAATTGGATCAGAATACTCACAACACCATGATAGCTAATCGTGCAATAATTCAAATTCTGGCTCGTATAAAATCTGGatgg GGCGTACATTCTCACAGTTTTTTATACCCGGGAGATGAAATTCCGGACTGGTTCACCCATCAAACTTGTGGGACTTCAATCAATAAGATTATGCTTCCTCCATATTGGAATGACGGTGACTTCTTGGCTTTAGCTTTCTGTATTGTTTTTCATTGGAATAAAATTGACAGAAATGCAACGTTAGATACTAGTTGTAAACTGAATTTCAAAACCATCGATGATGGTAGTCTTTACAAATATCATAATTATACTTCGTCCTACAAGTATAACAAGTTCAGTTCAGATCACGTGTTCATTTGGTATGTAGAAAGACAGTCTTTGGAATCTAGCAAAGAAATGAATGGACTAGATTGGCCCTCTACTTGTAGTACTGAGGCCTCTTTCCATGTCTGTCCTCTTTATCCATTTTTAGGCAATGTCAATAACAATGAAAGTGAGTATGGCGAGATTAAGAAGTTTGGGGTTCGGTTTGTATACAAACAAGACATGGAGAGATGTGATGCAGAAACCGAAAGAAAGAATAAGAGAAACTTCAATGAATGTTGTGAATCAAGTGGAAGTGAAGCTGTTGGCTCTCTTGAGGTAGAAGACGATGGTGAATCACATTCTAAGAAACTGAAGCTCATGTGA